In Longimicrobium sp., the genomic stretch CATCGACCGCTCCCGGCTTGAGTCCATCGAGTCCGACGTCTCCGCCGAGGTCGAAGCCGCCGCCGAGGAAGCGCTCCGCAGCCGCGAAAGCGCGATGCCGGTCGGCGGGACGGCCGCGCGGGGGGCGTACGCCGGAAGCACGGCGTACAAGCCCGACTGGAGCTGAGACGCCGTGGCGTCACCCAGCGCGGTTCGGCTCCATCTGCCTCGTTTCCTGCTGCTCCTACTGGCCACCGGCGCGACCGCCGCGGCCCAGACTCCCGGGCCGCCCGCGCCCATCCAGGACAACAGCTTCCTGGTAGAGGAAGCGTACAACCAGGAACGCGGGGTGGTGCAGCACATCAACACCTTTGCGCGCGCGGAGGGTGGGGGCTGGGAGTACGCGTTCACGCAGGAATGGCCGTTTCGCAGCCAGCGCCACCAGCTCAGCTACACGATTCCGACGTCAGGCGCGGACGGCGACGTCGGGCTCGGGGACGTCGCGCTGAACTACCGCTATCAAGCCGGGCCGCTGGACGCATCGACGGCGTTCGCGCCGCGGCTGACGCTGCTGCTGCCGACGGGCTCGAGCCGAGAGGGGCGCGGGACGGGGGGCGTGGGGCTGCAGGTGAACCTGCCGTTCAGCGCCGAGCTCCCCGCGTCGCTCGTTGCGCACTCCAACGCGGGCGCCACGCTCACGCCGCGCGCCCACGACGAGGCCGGCAACCTCGCCGCTGCGCTGGACTACACGCTGGCGCAGAGCATCATCTGGCTGGCGAGGCCGAAGCTCAACTTCATGCTGGAAGCATCGTGGACGCGTGCACAGGAGGTCGTGGGCCCGGGCGACACGCAGACGGCGAGCGAGCTCCTGGTGTCGCCGGGGGTGCGCGGCGCCGTCGATCTGCCGTCCGGCCTCCAGATCGTGCCGGGCCTGGCCTTCCCCATCGGCGTCGGCCCCAGCAGCGGCGAACGGAGCGTATTCCTCTATCTCAGCTTCGAGCACGCGTTCGCCAGGCGGGGGCCGTAACGACGCGGGTGTTGACGGGCCGCCCCGCTGCGGGCTACGCTGTGTGACGCCGCGCGCATCCGCGCACGCACCTCACCCGAAGCTCGCGATGATGAAACCCGTGGTGGCGGGATGGATCGACCGGCGCGTCCTGGTGAACTACCGGATCGCGCCGGACGCGCTGGCTGGAATCCTCCCCGCGCCGTTTCGCCCCAAGCTGGTGCGCGGCCACGCCGTCGCGGGGATCTGCCTGATCCGGCTGCGCGAGGTGCGTCCGCGTGGCCTTCCCGCGCTCGTGGGCGTCGGCTCCGAGAACGCCGCCCACCGCATCGCCGTCGAGTGGGACGGTGAGGACGGCGTGTGCGAAGGCGTGTACGTGCCGCGGCGCGACACGTCGAGCGGCCTGAACGTGCTGGCGGGCGGGCGCCTCTTCCCCGGCGTGCACCGGCGCGCCCGCTTCGAAGTCCGTGAGTGGGACGGCGGCCTGAGCGTCGCCGTCCGCAGCCGCGACGGCGCCACGCGGATCGCCGTGCGCGGGCAGGTGAGCCACGCCTTGCCGCCCGGCTCCATCTTCACGTCGCGCTGGGAGGCCTCCGACTTCTTTCAGCACGGCGCCCTGGGCTACTCGCCGCGGCGCGACCTGGGCGGCTTCGAGGGGATGGAGCTGCGCACGCAGAACTGGAGCGTGGAGCCGCTGGACGTGGACCTGGTGGAGAGCAGCTTCTTCGACGACCGCACCCGCTTCCCCGAGGGCTCCATCGCCTTCGACTGCGCCCTGTTGATGCGCGACCTGGCGCACGAGTGGCACGCGCGGCCCCAGCTCGCAGCGCGCGCACCGGCGCCAGGGCTGGTGCCGGCGTTCAACCGGGACGCGGGGTAGGGGGGCTGGGGGCGGGGCCCCCTCCCCCGCTCGTCACCTCGCGGCCCCTCCCCCAAAACCGCCTGGGGGAGGGGCGTTTTGCGTGCGTTGGTGCGCGGTGGCAGGCGGTGGGGCCG encodes the following:
- a CDS encoding transporter — encoded protein: MASPSAVRLHLPRFLLLLLATGATAAAQTPGPPAPIQDNSFLVEEAYNQERGVVQHINTFARAEGGGWEYAFTQEWPFRSQRHQLSYTIPTSGADGDVGLGDVALNYRYQAGPLDASTAFAPRLTLLLPTGSSREGRGTGGVGLQVNLPFSAELPASLVAHSNAGATLTPRAHDEAGNLAAALDYTLAQSIIWLARPKLNFMLEASWTRAQEVVGPGDTQTASELLVSPGVRGAVDLPSGLQIVPGLAFPIGVGPSSGERSVFLYLSFEHAFARRGP
- a CDS encoding DUF2071 domain-containing protein gives rise to the protein MMKPVVAGWIDRRVLVNYRIAPDALAGILPAPFRPKLVRGHAVAGICLIRLREVRPRGLPALVGVGSENAAHRIAVEWDGEDGVCEGVYVPRRDTSSGLNVLAGGRLFPGVHRRARFEVREWDGGLSVAVRSRDGATRIAVRGQVSHALPPGSIFTSRWEASDFFQHGALGYSPRRDLGGFEGMELRTQNWSVEPLDVDLVESSFFDDRTRFPEGSIAFDCALLMRDLAHEWHARPQLAARAPAPGLVPAFNRDAG